A part of Legionella sainthelensi genomic DNA contains:
- a CDS encoding methionine ABC transporter permease, whose amino-acid sequence MSFPMAYDLLIATGETLYMVVLSTVFAVLLGLPLGTWLYSSNHVKLMPRVNKILSTVINMARSIPFIILLVAIIPFTRLVVGTSIGINAAIVPLTIGAIPFFARLVDNVYRSLPSGLIETGYAMGANTWQIILHILLPEAKPALIHAVTVTAITLVNYSAMAGTVGAGGLGTLAINYGYQRFDAGIMISTVIILIIMVQLTQMIGDYLAKRFLHH is encoded by the coding sequence ATGTCCTTCCCAATGGCATATGATTTATTAATCGCGACAGGCGAAACACTGTATATGGTAGTCCTAAGTACCGTATTTGCAGTACTACTTGGCTTACCTTTAGGAACATGGCTGTATTCATCCAATCATGTCAAACTAATGCCACGAGTAAACAAAATACTATCCACTGTGATTAATATGGCACGCTCCATCCCCTTTATCATTTTGTTAGTAGCAATCATTCCGTTTACGCGTCTTGTAGTAGGTACTTCCATTGGAATAAATGCGGCTATTGTGCCTCTAACGATTGGAGCAATCCCTTTTTTCGCAAGACTAGTAGATAATGTATATCGCAGTTTACCTTCAGGACTTATCGAAACAGGATATGCAATGGGTGCCAATACGTGGCAAATCATTTTGCATATTTTATTGCCTGAAGCTAAGCCAGCATTAATTCATGCCGTTACGGTCACTGCCATTACTTTAGTTAATTATTCTGCCATGGCTGGAACAGTTGGCGCGGGAGGTTTAGGAACTTTGGCCATTAACTATGGATATCAACGCTTTGATGCTGGAATTATGATTTCCACAGTAATCATTTTAATTATTATGGTACAACTGACACAAATGATCGGAGATTATTTGGCAAAACGTTTTTTACATCATTGA
- the glyQ gene encoding glycine--tRNA ligase subunit alpha: protein MTKPTTFQDIILTLQQYWAAQGCVILQPFDMEVGAGTFHPATFLRAIGPEPWYAAYVQPSRRPTDGRYGDNPNRVQHYYQFQVVLKPSPLDIQDKYLDSLRALGVDPLADDIRFVEDNWESPTLGAWGLGWEVWQNGMEVSQFTYFQQAGGLVCKPVTGELTYGLERLSMYLLGVDNLFDLPWSKTANGIITYGNVFHQNEVEMSAYNFEHANVEELFKQFDYYEGEAQKLISLQLPLPAYEMVIKASHSFNLLDARKAISVTERQRYILRVRHLSRAVAQAYYQAREALGFPMLNQKVCDGQ, encoded by the coding sequence ATGACAAAACCAACTACATTTCAGGATATTATTCTAACATTGCAGCAATATTGGGCTGCTCAAGGATGTGTCATTTTACAACCATTTGATATGGAGGTTGGCGCAGGTACCTTTCACCCGGCTACTTTTTTGCGCGCAATAGGCCCTGAACCATGGTATGCAGCGTATGTTCAGCCCTCTCGAAGACCTACTGATGGTCGTTATGGAGATAATCCAAATCGAGTGCAGCATTATTACCAATTCCAAGTGGTACTCAAACCTTCACCTTTAGACATTCAAGATAAGTACTTGGATTCTTTACGTGCTTTAGGAGTTGACCCGCTGGCAGATGATATTCGTTTTGTTGAAGATAATTGGGAGTCACCTACACTCGGGGCTTGGGGATTAGGCTGGGAAGTTTGGCAAAATGGTATGGAAGTATCTCAATTTACCTACTTTCAGCAGGCAGGTGGTTTAGTATGTAAACCTGTAACTGGTGAATTGACTTATGGCTTAGAACGTTTGTCTATGTACTTATTAGGAGTAGATAATTTATTTGATCTTCCTTGGAGTAAAACAGCTAACGGGATCATTACTTATGGTAATGTGTTCCATCAAAATGAAGTTGAAATGTCTGCTTATAATTTTGAACATGCGAATGTAGAGGAACTCTTTAAGCAATTTGATTATTATGAAGGTGAGGCGCAAAAATTAATTTCTTTACAGTTGCCTTTGCCGGCTTATGAAATGGTGATTAAAGCATCGCATTCCTTCAATTTACTCGATGCACGCAAAGCAATCTCAGTTACTGAAAGACAGCGATATATTTTACGGGTAAGGCATTTATCAAGAGCAGTGGCACAAGCTTATTATCAGGCACGCGAAGCTTTAGGCTTTCCTATGCTTAACCAAAAGGTGTGTGATGGTCAATGA
- a CDS encoding methionine ABC transporter ATP-binding protein — MIELIGLSKSFSGKSVLRDINLFIQEGEIFGIIGKSGAGKSTLLRCINLLERPDQGDVVIDGQYLTSLSRKDLALARHKMAMIFQHFNLLNSKNVYDNIALPMRIQGLDEEFIRRKIEELLPIVELSEKKLAYPAQLSGGQKQRVAIARALSCSPKILLCDEATSALDPETTDSILTLLKKINSLYGITIVLITHEMEVVKRICKRLAVMVDGELAETTSLANVFNKRDSLARSMLYAQLSPELPECLTNRLADYATDKPLLRLFFQGEEATVPFISQTSRELNLDINILLANIDRYDTVTCGVLVVELTAHQFLLEAFIDRCQQAKLTVEVLGYVLPNGI, encoded by the coding sequence ATGATTGAATTAATTGGATTATCCAAATCCTTTTCTGGGAAATCTGTCCTACGTGACATTAATTTATTTATCCAAGAAGGTGAAATTTTCGGGATCATTGGCAAAAGTGGTGCTGGCAAATCTACCTTATTAAGATGTATCAATCTACTCGAACGCCCTGATCAAGGGGATGTCGTGATTGATGGGCAATACCTAACAAGTTTATCCAGAAAAGATTTAGCTTTAGCTCGCCATAAAATGGCCATGATTTTTCAACATTTTAATTTACTCAACTCTAAAAATGTCTATGATAATATTGCGCTTCCTATGCGTATTCAAGGATTGGATGAAGAGTTTATCCGCAGAAAAATTGAAGAGTTGCTTCCTATAGTAGAGCTCTCCGAGAAGAAGCTAGCATATCCAGCACAACTTAGCGGCGGCCAAAAACAAAGAGTAGCTATTGCTCGTGCTTTAAGTTGCTCCCCTAAAATTTTACTCTGTGACGAAGCAACATCAGCATTAGATCCAGAAACAACAGATTCTATTTTAACATTGTTAAAGAAAATTAATTCTCTTTATGGCATTACTATTGTACTTATCACTCATGAAATGGAAGTGGTTAAACGTATCTGTAAACGATTAGCAGTTATGGTTGATGGTGAATTAGCTGAAACAACTTCTCTGGCCAATGTATTTAATAAAAGAGACAGCTTAGCTCGCAGTATGCTTTATGCCCAACTTAGTCCCGAGCTACCAGAATGCCTTACTAATAGACTTGCAGACTATGCCACTGATAAACCCTTACTACGTTTATTTTTTCAAGGCGAGGAAGCAACAGTACCCTTTATTAGTCAAACAAGTCGTGAGTTGAATCTGGATATTAATATCTTGCTCGCAAATATTGATCGTTATGATACAGTAACTTGTGGTGTTTTAGTTGTAGAGCTCACCGCACATCAGTTTTTACTAGAGGCATTCATTGACCGCTGTCAGCAAGCCAAACTAACTGTGGAGGTATTAGGCTATGTCCTTCCCAATGGCATATGA
- the glyS gene encoding glycine--tRNA ligase subunit beta, with the protein MVNDFIFELGCEELPSGSVWPLADEFANLLLAALDKAQLVYGQVKRYATPRRIAVAILGLQAEQQSQNITRRGPALAAAYDKEGNPSSALLGFAKSCGVEVEQLTQLETEKGAWIIYETQSQGNKTKDLLPALISQALAALPISKPMRWGSGDGEFARPVHWIVTLYGDDVIEYTLLGIQSGRFSRGHRFHHPQQFSIHSAQSYESQMKEAFVMADFANRRQIIQEQVEQLASSYQATAIMPESLLDEVTSIVEWPQALIADFEKEFLEVPAESLIASMQSHQKCFALKDKQGNLLPHFITVSNIVSSNPKQVIMGNEKVMRARLSDAAFFFRQDKKHALSQLIPGTEHVVFQAKLGSLLDKALRVEAMMTYLSAALHLDVHQAQRAAQLSKCDLLTGMVGEFPELQGLMGYYYALNDGEDQAVAHALNEQYMPRFSADSLPESDLGLALSLAERIDTLVGIFAIGQKPSGVKDPFKLRRHALAVVRLLISTSAPLNLSTLIEQAIVHYGAKVSIEPSLRDELKLFILDRLQSYYQGQGLSLDLIHAGRARQDEWLYDLDKRLSALQAFVIRPEAASLSAACKRVNNLLAQIDKHVLPPIKEQLLEEEVEKSLYTQIKHIAQAVEPLYRAADYSSLLKLLATLKEPVDAFFDKVMVMVDDETIKSNRLALLVCLQDLLQGVADISLLQI; encoded by the coding sequence ATGGTCAATGATTTTATTTTTGAATTAGGTTGTGAAGAGTTACCTTCTGGTTCAGTTTGGCCTCTGGCTGATGAATTTGCTAATCTCTTGCTAGCTGCATTAGATAAAGCACAATTAGTTTATGGACAAGTAAAACGTTATGCAACGCCTAGACGGATTGCTGTTGCTATTTTAGGTTTACAAGCAGAACAACAAAGCCAAAATATTACTCGGCGAGGGCCAGCATTAGCTGCTGCTTATGACAAAGAGGGCAATCCTTCATCAGCGTTACTAGGTTTTGCAAAATCCTGTGGCGTAGAGGTGGAACAGCTGACTCAATTAGAAACAGAAAAAGGGGCCTGGATAATCTATGAGACACAGAGTCAAGGAAATAAAACTAAAGATTTATTACCTGCTTTGATTAGCCAAGCTTTAGCTGCGTTACCTATCTCTAAACCGATGCGTTGGGGATCGGGTGATGGAGAGTTTGCACGACCTGTACATTGGATAGTTACCCTCTATGGTGATGATGTCATAGAGTATACTCTTTTAGGAATTCAAAGTGGTCGCTTTAGTAGAGGGCACCGTTTTCATCATCCACAACAATTTTCTATTCATTCCGCACAAAGTTATGAATCACAAATGAAAGAAGCTTTTGTAATGGCTGATTTTGCTAATCGTAGGCAAATAATTCAAGAGCAAGTAGAACAGCTGGCCTCATCTTATCAAGCGACAGCAATTATGCCTGAAAGCTTGCTTGATGAAGTAACCTCCATTGTGGAGTGGCCCCAAGCATTAATAGCCGATTTTGAAAAAGAATTTCTTGAAGTTCCAGCGGAATCATTAATTGCATCGATGCAGTCACATCAAAAATGTTTTGCTTTAAAAGACAAGCAAGGGAATTTGTTACCTCATTTTATTACTGTGTCAAATATTGTTAGCTCCAATCCAAAACAAGTAATTATGGGAAATGAAAAAGTAATGCGTGCTCGTTTAAGCGATGCAGCATTCTTTTTTAGACAAGACAAAAAACACGCTTTAAGTCAACTCATTCCAGGAACAGAACATGTTGTTTTTCAGGCAAAACTGGGAAGCTTATTAGATAAAGCGTTGAGGGTTGAAGCAATGATGACCTATTTAAGTGCAGCGCTACATTTAGATGTTCATCAAGCACAACGTGCCGCCCAATTAAGTAAGTGTGATTTGTTAACAGGGATGGTGGGAGAGTTTCCAGAGTTACAGGGATTAATGGGGTATTATTACGCATTAAATGATGGTGAAGACCAGGCTGTCGCACATGCCTTAAATGAGCAATATATGCCTCGTTTTTCTGCGGACAGCCTACCTGAATCTGATTTAGGTTTAGCATTATCTTTAGCAGAAAGAATTGATACTTTAGTGGGTATTTTCGCTATTGGGCAAAAACCTTCAGGAGTAAAAGACCCATTTAAATTACGCCGTCATGCTTTGGCGGTTGTTCGTTTACTCATTTCTACTTCTGCGCCACTAAATTTAAGCACTTTAATTGAACAAGCAATCGTTCATTATGGAGCAAAAGTATCCATTGAGCCGAGTCTTCGCGATGAATTAAAATTATTTATATTGGATCGCCTACAATCCTACTACCAAGGTCAGGGATTAAGCCTTGATTTAATACATGCTGGCCGTGCTCGTCAAGATGAATGGCTGTATGATTTGGACAAACGATTAAGTGCTTTGCAAGCATTTGTTATACGCCCTGAGGCTGCCTCTCTTTCTGCTGCATGTAAACGAGTGAATAATTTGCTTGCCCAAATAGACAAACATGTTTTACCACCTATCAAAGAGCAACTACTTGAAGAAGAGGTAGAAAAGTCTTTATACACTCAGATAAAACATATTGCTCAAGCAGTCGAGCCTTTATATCGCGCTGCTGACTATAGTTCATTATTGAAATTACTTGCAACTCTTAAAGAGCCCGTCGACGCCTTTTTTGATAAAGTAATGGTGATGGTTGATGATGAAACAATAAAGTCTAATCGTTTAGCACTTTTAGTCTGCTTGCAGGATTTATTACAAGGTGTTGCAGATATTTCATTGTTGCAAATATGA
- a CDS encoding MetQ/NlpA family ABC transporter substrate-binding protein produces the protein MRILAYCVLLLSLIACHKPSPPNTLIIGTIAGPETALVETAKEIAKNKYHLNIKIVTFNDYNLPNEALQDGSLDANVYQHVPYLNAAIKAHDYPFEAIGRTFVYPVGIYSKKHTSLKQLPEGAVIAIPNDPSNEMRALQLLEKANLITLKNTHDTGLKDIATNPQKLQFKEMDAAQLPRVLPDVDAAVINTTFALPAGLSPSQDSLLSEDKDSPYANVIVIRKDSPKKANLELFVKAFNSPEVKEKAKTIFGDAAIPAW, from the coding sequence ATGCGAATTTTAGCTTATTGCGTTTTATTATTAAGCCTTATTGCTTGTCACAAACCCTCACCACCAAATACATTAATTATAGGTACAATTGCAGGACCAGAAACAGCACTGGTTGAAACGGCAAAAGAAATAGCAAAAAATAAATATCATTTAAATATCAAAATCGTCACGTTCAATGATTACAACTTACCTAACGAAGCATTACAAGACGGAAGCTTAGACGCCAATGTTTATCAACATGTGCCATACCTCAACGCTGCAATTAAAGCCCATGATTACCCCTTTGAAGCCATAGGAAGAACCTTTGTTTATCCTGTGGGCATTTACTCCAAAAAACATACATCTTTAAAGCAGTTACCTGAAGGAGCTGTAATTGCAATACCTAATGACCCAAGTAACGAAATGCGTGCTTTGCAACTATTAGAAAAAGCAAATTTAATTACTCTAAAAAATACTCATGATACGGGTCTCAAGGATATTGCTACAAACCCACAAAAGCTTCAATTTAAAGAAATGGATGCGGCTCAATTGCCCAGAGTTTTACCCGATGTAGATGCAGCTGTAATTAATACAACTTTTGCTCTGCCTGCAGGTTTGAGCCCCTCTCAAGATTCTTTATTGAGTGAAGATAAAGATTCACCCTATGCCAATGTTATTGTGATCCGAAAAGATTCGCCCAAGAAAGCAAATTTGGAGTTATTTGTTAAAGCTTTTAATTCTCCAGAGGTTAAAGAAAAAGCTAAAACTATATTCGGAGATGCAGCTATTCCCGCCTGGTAA
- a CDS encoding class I SAM-dependent methyltransferase yields the protein MIEITSVGYEHDNLYDKAQFLAKQLNFVLDRHANSCLFVAEDKLALKIPGFSPVSAELSSVFWSKRKLEGKKQGLIRACKPSAGLRIIDATAGWGRDAAILASFGAEVLMIERHSVMASLLSDALSRRSDSDQQKMHLSLYAGDAYSYFNALEEENYPDIIYIDPMHPERSKSALVKKEMQVLQKIIGADDDARNLIQLAITRSKQKVVVKWPQKSTPLLPVNAQVNGKTVRFDIYFSNPK from the coding sequence ATGATTGAGATTACATCAGTAGGTTATGAGCATGACAATTTATATGACAAAGCACAATTCCTTGCGAAACAATTAAACTTTGTTTTGGACAGGCATGCAAATTCTTGTCTTTTTGTTGCTGAAGATAAACTTGCATTAAAAATACCTGGTTTTTCACCTGTTTCGGCTGAATTAAGTAGTGTATTTTGGAGTAAGAGAAAATTAGAAGGAAAAAAGCAAGGTTTAATTCGTGCTTGTAAACCTAGTGCTGGACTTAGAATTATTGATGCTACTGCAGGTTGGGGGCGTGATGCTGCAATATTAGCCAGTTTTGGAGCAGAAGTATTAATGATAGAGCGCCATTCTGTCATGGCTTCTTTATTATCCGATGCATTATCAAGGAGAAGTGACTCTGATCAACAAAAGATGCATCTATCTCTTTATGCTGGCGATGCATATTCTTATTTTAATGCACTCGAGGAAGAAAATTACCCTGATATAATTTATATCGATCCTATGCATCCTGAACGTAGTAAATCTGCATTAGTAAAAAAAGAGATGCAGGTATTGCAGAAAATAATTGGAGCGGATGATGATGCACGGAATTTGATCCAGTTAGCGATAACACGCTCGAAACAGAAAGTAGTTGTAAAATGGCCACAAAAAAGTACCCCTTTATTGCCGGTAAATGCACAGGTGAATGGGAAAACAGTACGATTTGATATTTATTTTTCAAATCCAAAATAA
- the pip gene encoding prolyl aminopeptidase, whose translation MHSLYPSIKPYAQHELKVSELHTLYIEETGNPNGIPVIVLHSGPGVSSGDGYLRRFFDPQHYRIILFDQRGCGRSTPHIELRENTTHFLLDDIDAIRDFLGLPEFVLSGGGWGSLLALLYAQKFPQQIKALQLHQVFLGRQRDCDWFYKQGTNLFYPDYWQEFISSVPENMLNEIPEYYAHCLQGTNELARMSAAKSWALWEARCSSLQPHLYVIDQFSDPHFALTLATLESHYMKNHFFIEENQVLANVHKIRHIPTYIVHGRFDLISPLAGAFELHQAIPASNLRVVRDAGHSDRESGIIDALIYASKEISKQGLDAC comes from the coding sequence ATGCATTCACTCTATCCTTCAATAAAACCCTACGCACAACATGAATTAAAAGTCAGTGAGCTGCATACACTTTATATTGAAGAAACAGGTAATCCAAATGGAATTCCTGTCATAGTACTTCATTCAGGCCCCGGGGTTTCTTCTGGAGATGGGTATTTAAGGCGTTTTTTTGATCCCCAGCATTACCGAATCATACTTTTTGATCAACGTGGATGTGGGCGTTCTACACCACATATAGAACTTCGTGAAAATACAACTCATTTCTTACTTGATGATATCGATGCCATTCGAGATTTTTTGGGGTTGCCTGAATTTGTACTGTCTGGTGGAGGATGGGGCTCATTACTTGCATTACTTTATGCGCAAAAGTTCCCTCAACAAATCAAGGCGTTACAATTGCATCAGGTTTTTTTAGGAAGACAGCGAGATTGCGATTGGTTTTATAAACAAGGCACTAATTTATTTTATCCTGATTATTGGCAAGAATTCATAAGCAGTGTCCCAGAAAATATGCTCAATGAGATTCCAGAATACTATGCTCATTGTTTACAAGGAACAAATGAGTTAGCCCGCATGAGTGCTGCCAAATCATGGGCATTATGGGAAGCCCGTTGCAGCAGTTTACAACCTCATTTATATGTTATTGACCAATTTAGCGATCCTCATTTTGCTTTAACTCTTGCAACCTTAGAATCTCATTACATGAAAAATCATTTTTTCATTGAAGAAAATCAAGTATTAGCTAACGTCCATAAAATAAGGCATATTCCAACATACATTGTTCATGGGCGTTTTGATTTAATCTCTCCTTTAGCTGGGGCTTTTGAATTACATCAAGCGATCCCCGCCTCTAATTTAAGAGTAGTTCGCGATGCAGGACACTCTGATAGGGAATCTGGAATTATTGATGCTTTAATTTACGCAAGTAAAGAAATCTCCAAACAGGGACTCGATGCATGTTAG
- a CDS encoding GIY-YIG nuclease family protein encodes MSLAYVSILASQHHGTLYVGSTSDIIKRTWEHKNKVSPGFTAQYNVHMRVYHEACELYVEAARREKRFKNWPRQWKINLIEKLNPQSRDLYQEICQ; translated from the coding sequence ATGAGTCTGGCTTATGTTTCTATTCTTGCGAGTCAGCATCATGGTACTCTTTACGTAGGGTCTACGTCAGACATCATTAAACGGACTTGGGAACACAAAAATAAAGTCAGTCCTGGTTTCACTGCTCAGTATAACGTACATATGCGGGTCTATCATGAAGCATGTGAATTATACGTTGAAGCAGCACGACGTGAAAAACGTTTCAAAAATTGGCCAAGACAATGGAAAATAAATTTAATAGAGAAACTAAACCCTCAATCGCGTGACCTGTATCAAGAAATTTGCCAATGA
- the uvrD gene encoding DNA helicase II: MTLAAIFRELNERQREAVTAPLGNTLVLAGAGSGKTKVLVSRIAWLITEEHLSPHGILAVTFTNKAAGEMRSRLKNILNTPIMGLWVGTFHGLCHRLLRRHYKEAHLPELFHILDTEDQARVIKRVIAALNLDSEQWPVKQAQSFINGQKDEGIRPQHVHTLSYGPGKTLLNIYRAYEQACQTAGVIDFAELLLRTHELLRDNPEILHHYRQRFQAILVDEFQDTNTIQYAWIRLLAGEHTAVLAVGDDDQSIYGWRGAKVENIQQFSRDFKNTLTIRLEQNYRSTATILDAANALITNNHSRMGKDLWTDGATGEKILVYSAFNELDEARFVCERIMMEINQGTSTDEIAILYRSNAQSRVLEEALLRARIAYRIYGGLRFFDRAEVKDALAYLRLLVNPNDDTAFERVVNFPTRGIGEKTLDDLRYYAKSEQCSLWYAAKTLLQSGGMAQRAGSALAKFIELIEQLQQDTVEMELDEQLSTVVQLSGLYAHFSKIKGDKSESRLDNLQELINAAKQFRYEQEEDEVIPLVNAFLAHASLEAGEMQADEHERYVHLMTLHAAKGLEFPMVFLVGMEEGVFPGKQSLEEPGRLEEERRLCYVGMTRAMRKLILSYAEIRRQYGREEYHRPSRFLRELPQELLEEIRVKASFQSPAISRTKPAVAPHTSGLPLGQNVTHAKFGQGVVLAVEGSGAHTRVQVKFRGHGVKWLVLAYANLAVAT; this comes from the coding sequence ATGACTCTTGCTGCAATTTTTAGAGAGTTGAATGAGCGACAACGTGAAGCAGTTACCGCTCCGCTTGGTAACACATTGGTTCTGGCCGGTGCTGGAAGTGGTAAGACCAAAGTTCTGGTAAGTCGCATTGCTTGGTTGATTACAGAAGAGCACCTATCTCCACATGGTATTTTGGCTGTAACATTTACCAATAAAGCGGCTGGTGAAATGAGGTCGCGATTAAAAAATATATTGAATACGCCTATCATGGGGTTATGGGTCGGAACATTTCACGGATTATGCCATCGTTTGCTTCGTCGCCATTATAAAGAAGCTCATTTACCCGAATTATTTCATATTCTCGATACAGAAGATCAAGCACGAGTGATTAAACGAGTTATTGCTGCATTAAATCTTGATTCGGAACAATGGCCAGTAAAACAAGCCCAATCTTTTATTAATGGACAAAAAGATGAAGGAATACGACCGCAACACGTACATACTTTATCCTATGGACCGGGGAAAACACTACTTAATATTTATAGAGCATATGAACAAGCCTGTCAGACCGCAGGAGTGATTGATTTTGCGGAACTGTTATTGAGAACACATGAACTATTACGGGACAATCCAGAAATTCTTCATCACTATCGTCAACGTTTTCAAGCAATTTTAGTAGATGAGTTCCAAGATACTAATACGATTCAATATGCATGGATTCGTCTTCTTGCTGGTGAGCATACTGCTGTTTTGGCAGTTGGTGATGATGATCAATCCATTTATGGTTGGCGTGGCGCTAAGGTTGAGAATATTCAACAATTCTCCCGGGATTTTAAAAATACCCTCACTATCCGCTTAGAACAAAATTATCGCTCTACTGCAACCATACTTGATGCAGCAAATGCGTTAATTACCAATAATCACTCACGAATGGGGAAAGATTTGTGGACAGATGGTGCAACTGGAGAAAAAATTCTTGTTTATAGTGCGTTTAATGAACTGGATGAAGCACGTTTTGTCTGTGAGCGTATTATGATGGAAATCAATCAAGGTACCAGCACGGATGAAATTGCGATTTTATATCGTTCCAATGCACAATCCAGGGTTTTAGAAGAAGCGCTTTTGCGTGCCAGGATTGCCTATCGTATTTATGGTGGTTTACGATTCTTTGATCGTGCGGAAGTAAAAGATGCTTTAGCCTATTTACGTTTATTGGTTAATCCTAATGATGACACGGCTTTTGAACGTGTTGTTAATTTCCCGACTCGTGGGATAGGTGAAAAAACGCTTGATGATTTACGTTATTATGCAAAATCAGAACAATGTTCTTTATGGTATGCAGCTAAAACTTTATTACAATCAGGTGGGATGGCACAACGTGCTGGTTCTGCATTAGCAAAATTTATTGAATTAATTGAGCAACTGCAACAAGACACTGTAGAAATGGAATTAGATGAGCAGCTCTCCACGGTGGTTCAGTTGAGTGGGTTGTATGCACATTTCAGCAAAATCAAAGGAGATAAATCAGAGTCTCGCCTCGATAATTTACAGGAATTGATCAATGCTGCAAAACAATTTCGTTATGAACAAGAAGAAGATGAAGTCATTCCTTTAGTGAATGCATTTTTAGCACATGCATCATTAGAGGCAGGAGAAATGCAAGCTGACGAGCATGAACGTTATGTGCACTTGATGACTTTACATGCTGCTAAGGGTCTTGAATTCCCCATGGTATTTTTGGTGGGTATGGAAGAAGGTGTTTTTCCAGGAAAACAGTCTTTGGAGGAGCCTGGCCGTTTAGAAGAAGAGCGCCGACTATGCTATGTGGGTATGACTCGAGCTATGCGTAAGCTGATTTTATCTTATGCTGAAATAAGGCGTCAGTATGGGCGAGAAGAATATCATCGCCCTTCACGATTTTTAAGAGAATTACCGCAGGAGCTGCTAGAGGAAATTCGAGTAAAGGCGAGTTTTCAATCGCCTGCTATCTCTCGAACTAAACCTGCAGTTGCGCCACATACATCAGGGTTACCTCTAGGGCAAAATGTGACTCATGCAAAATTTGGCCAGGGAGTAGTATTAGCAGTTGAGGGGAGTGGGGCGCATACTCGTGTCCAGGTAAAATTTAGGGGGCATGGCGTAAAATGGCTTGTTTTAGCCTATGCTAATTTGGCTGTTGCAACATAA
- a CDS encoding PA3496 family putative envelope integrity protein yields the protein MDPREFDENEMEMEDFNVDTTLSTETTTSTKLERRRRIEDLFEEKRLREELAEFG from the coding sequence ATGGATCCACGTGAATTTGATGAAAATGAGATGGAAATGGAAGATTTTAATGTTGATACAACGCTATCCACCGAAACAACTACCTCAACCAAGTTAGAAAGAAGAAGACGTATCGAAGATTTATTTGAAGAAAAACGTCTTAGAGAAGAACTCGCTGAATTCGGCTAA
- a CDS encoding DsbA family protein, which translates to MKFKSLLTVGALAVSMTSSAIAADTNPATPMSDAQKKEIEKVVHDYLVANPEVLLEVSQALQQKQQQNMQQQAQSAIKDNTDQLFQGKTTIVGNPKGNVTIVEFFDYQCIHCKKMSPVIDSLLKKDSDLRVVYKEFPIFGKSSELASRAALAAGMQGKYQAMHNALISIDKRLNDQIVMATAKSLGLDMKKLKTDMQSKEVTAILDANRELAEKLHLMGTPAFIVASTPNGQFKAGSEPSFIPGAASEESLQELIKKAAGNS; encoded by the coding sequence GTGAAATTTAAAAGCTTATTAACAGTAGGAGCACTGGCGGTGTCTATGACATCATCTGCAATAGCAGCAGATACTAATCCTGCGACTCCTATGTCTGATGCACAAAAAAAAGAAATTGAAAAAGTAGTGCATGACTATTTAGTAGCTAATCCAGAAGTATTATTGGAAGTTTCGCAAGCGTTACAACAAAAGCAACAACAAAACATGCAGCAACAAGCTCAATCTGCAATTAAAGACAATACAGATCAATTATTCCAAGGTAAAACTACCATAGTGGGTAACCCTAAGGGTAATGTAACTATAGTAGAGTTTTTTGATTATCAATGCATTCATTGCAAAAAAATGTCACCAGTCATAGACAGCTTGCTCAAAAAAGATAGTGACTTACGTGTTGTATATAAAGAGTTTCCTATTTTTGGTAAGAGCTCCGAGCTTGCTTCTAGAGCTGCTTTAGCTGCTGGTATGCAGGGTAAATATCAAGCAATGCATAATGCGCTGATTTCTATCGATAAACGTTTGAATGACCAGATCGTGATGGCAACTGCCAAGTCTTTAGGTTTGGACATGAAAAAGTTAAAAACTGACATGCAAAGCAAAGAAGTTACTGCCATTTTAGATGCGAATCGTGAATTAGCAGAAAAATTACACTTGATGGGTACTCCCGCATTTATTGTTGCTTCAACTCCTAATGGTCAGTTTAAAGCCGGCTCAGAGCCCTCATTTATACCTGGTGCTGCGAGTGAAGAATCATTACAAGAGCTAATTAAGAAAGCAGCTGGTAATTCATAA